In Kitasatospora sp. NA04385, a single genomic region encodes these proteins:
- the panD gene encoding aspartate 1-decarboxylase: MFRTMLKSKIHRATVTQADLHYVGSVTVDEDLLDAADLLPGELVHIVDINNGARLETYTIAGPRGSGVIGINGAAARLVHPGDLVILIAYGQMDTAEAKAYLPKVVFVDERNRITGLGGDPADAPEGSGLVRGDAAYGGGPNDAADAVAR; this comes from the coding sequence ATGTTCCGCACCATGCTCAAGTCCAAGATCCACCGCGCCACCGTCACCCAGGCCGACCTGCACTACGTCGGTTCGGTGACGGTCGACGAGGACCTGCTCGACGCCGCGGACCTGCTCCCCGGCGAGCTGGTCCACATCGTCGACATCAACAACGGCGCCCGGCTGGAGACCTACACCATCGCCGGGCCGCGCGGCTCCGGCGTCATCGGCATCAACGGCGCCGCCGCCCGGCTGGTCCACCCCGGCGACCTGGTGATCCTGATCGCCTACGGGCAGATGGACACCGCCGAGGCCAAGGCGTACCTGCCGAAGGTGGTCTTCGTCGACGAGCGCAACCGGATCACCGGCCTCGGCGGCGACCCGGCGGACGCCCCCGAGGGCAGCGGACTGGTGCGCGGCGACGCCGCGTACGGTGGTGGTCCGAACGACGCGGCCGACGCCGTCGCGCGCTGA
- a CDS encoding L-aspartate oxidase, whose protein sequence is MPYRLTAPAPGWTTSTDVVVVGSGVAGLTVALNARKAGLRAMVVTKAVLDDGSTRWAQGGIAAALGEGDTPEQHLQDTLVAGAGLCDEEAVRTLVTEGPDAVRRLIEAGAEFDLDEDGEIVLTREGGHHRRRIAHAGGDATGAEIERALVAAIEADPGLELIEHALVLDLLTDADGHASGVTLHVMGEGQRDGVGAILARAVVLATGGMGQVFEATSNPAVSTGDGVALALRAGAEVTDLEFVQFHPTVLWLGPDAKGQQPLVSEAVRGEGAHLVDADGVRFMVGQHELAELAPRDIVAKGIIRRMHAKGTRHMYLDGRHFGAEMWEHRFPTILAACRANGIDPVTEPIPIAPAAHHASGGVRTDLHGRTTVPGLYACGEVACTGVHGANRLASNSLLEGLVFAERIAADLAALNAAGRLPARTVTTDAAHAATPVPLLPAAARAGIQHLMSTGAGVLRSADSLAATAKGLAELADPEHPADPSVETWEATNLHQVAGALTAAAALREETRGCHWREDFPDRDDAHWQRHVVHPLAG, encoded by the coding sequence ATGCCGTACCGCCTGACCGCCCCCGCCCCCGGCTGGACCACGAGCACCGACGTGGTCGTGGTCGGCTCCGGCGTGGCCGGACTCACCGTCGCGCTCAACGCCCGCAAGGCCGGCCTGCGGGCCATGGTGGTCACCAAGGCGGTGCTGGACGACGGCTCCACCCGATGGGCCCAGGGCGGCATCGCCGCCGCCCTGGGCGAGGGCGACACCCCCGAGCAGCACCTCCAGGACACCCTGGTCGCGGGGGCCGGCCTGTGCGACGAGGAGGCGGTGCGCACCCTGGTCACCGAGGGCCCGGACGCGGTGCGCCGACTGATCGAGGCGGGCGCCGAGTTCGACCTCGACGAGGACGGCGAGATCGTGCTGACCCGCGAGGGCGGCCACCACCGCCGCCGGATCGCGCACGCCGGCGGCGACGCCACCGGCGCCGAGATCGAGCGCGCCCTGGTCGCCGCGATCGAGGCCGACCCGGGCCTGGAACTGATCGAGCACGCCCTCGTCCTGGACCTGCTCACCGACGCCGACGGCCACGCCTCCGGCGTCACCCTGCACGTGATGGGCGAGGGGCAGCGCGACGGCGTCGGCGCGATCCTGGCCCGCGCCGTGGTGCTGGCCACCGGCGGCATGGGCCAGGTCTTCGAGGCCACCAGCAACCCGGCGGTCTCCACCGGCGACGGCGTCGCGCTCGCCCTGCGGGCCGGCGCCGAGGTCACCGACCTGGAGTTCGTCCAGTTCCACCCGACCGTGCTCTGGCTCGGCCCGGACGCCAAGGGCCAGCAGCCGCTGGTCTCCGAGGCGGTCCGCGGCGAGGGCGCGCACCTGGTCGACGCGGACGGGGTGCGCTTCATGGTCGGCCAGCACGAACTGGCCGAACTCGCCCCGCGCGACATCGTCGCCAAGGGGATCATCCGCCGGATGCACGCCAAGGGCACCCGGCACATGTACCTGGACGGGCGGCACTTCGGCGCCGAGATGTGGGAGCACCGCTTCCCCACCATCCTGGCCGCCTGCCGGGCCAACGGCATCGACCCGGTCACCGAGCCGATCCCGATCGCCCCGGCCGCCCACCACGCCTCCGGCGGCGTCCGCACCGACCTGCACGGCCGCACCACCGTCCCCGGCCTGTACGCCTGCGGCGAGGTCGCCTGCACCGGCGTGCACGGCGCCAACCGGCTGGCCTCCAACTCGCTGCTGGAGGGGCTGGTGTTCGCCGAGCGGATCGCCGCCGACCTGGCCGCGCTGAACGCCGCCGGCCGGCTCCCGGCCCGCACCGTCACCACCGACGCGGCGCACGCCGCGACGCCCGTGCCGCTGCTGCCCGCCGCGGCCCGCGCCGGGATCCAGCACCTGATGTCCACCGGCGCGGGCGTGCTCCGCTCCGCGGACTCGCTGGCCGCCACCGCCAAGGGCCTGGCCGAACTGGCCGACCCGGAGCACCCCGCCGACCCGTCCGTGGAGACCTGGGAGGCCACCAACCTCCACCAGGTGGCCGGCGCGCTCACCGCCGCCGCCGCGCTCCGCGAGGAGACCCGCGGCTGCCACTGGCGCGAGGACTTCCCCGACCGCGACGACGCCCACTGGCAGCGCCACGTCGTCCACCCGCTCGCCGGCTGA
- the nadC gene encoding carboxylating nicotinate-nucleotide diphosphorylase, protein MSHSELPLLSTESGGCGDGCACGEGEEYETGLDPALAALLEEAGLDPVEVEDVAMMALSEDLAGGEDVTSVATVPAEAVATADFTARQAGVVAGLRVAEAVVSLVCEEEFEVERHVEDGDRVAPGQVLLSVRSRTRDLLTAERSALNLLCHLSGIATATRAWADALEGTGAVVRDTRKTTPGLRALEKFAVRAGGGANHRMALSDAALVKDNHVVAAGGVAEAFTAVREAFPELPIEVEVDTVEQIAPVLAAGADLILLDNFSTEQLREAVALVAGRAKLEASGGLTLATAREVAETGVDYLAVGALTHSAPVLDIGLDLRSS, encoded by the coding sequence ATGTCCCACTCCGAACTCCCCCTCCTGTCCACCGAGTCCGGCGGCTGCGGCGACGGCTGCGCGTGCGGTGAGGGCGAGGAGTACGAGACCGGTCTCGACCCGGCGCTGGCCGCGCTGCTGGAGGAGGCCGGGCTCGACCCGGTCGAGGTGGAGGACGTGGCGATGATGGCCCTGTCCGAGGACCTGGCCGGCGGCGAGGACGTCACCTCGGTGGCGACCGTCCCGGCCGAGGCCGTCGCGACCGCCGACTTCACCGCCCGCCAGGCGGGCGTGGTGGCCGGCCTGCGGGTCGCGGAGGCCGTCGTCTCGCTGGTCTGCGAGGAGGAGTTCGAGGTCGAGCGGCACGTCGAGGACGGCGACCGGGTCGCCCCCGGCCAGGTGCTGCTGTCGGTGCGCAGCCGCACCCGCGACCTGCTCACCGCCGAGCGCTCCGCGCTGAACCTGCTCTGCCACCTGTCCGGCATCGCGACCGCCACCCGCGCCTGGGCCGACGCCCTGGAGGGCACCGGCGCGGTGGTCCGCGACACCCGCAAGACCACCCCGGGCCTGCGCGCGCTGGAGAAGTTCGCGGTGCGGGCCGGCGGCGGCGCCAACCACCGGATGGCGCTCTCCGACGCGGCGCTGGTCAAGGACAACCACGTGGTCGCGGCGGGCGGCGTCGCCGAGGCGTTCACCGCCGTCCGGGAGGCGTTCCCGGAGCTGCCGATCGAGGTCGAGGTGGACACGGTCGAGCAGATCGCCCCCGTCCTGGCGGCCGGCGCCGACCTGATCCTGCTGGACAACTTCTCCACCGAACAGCTGCGCGAGGCGGTCGCGCTGGTCGCGGGCCGGGCGAAGCTGGAGGCTTCCGGCGGCCTGACCCTGGCCACCGCGCGCGAGGTCGCGGAGACTGGTGTCGACTACCTGGCCGTCGGGGCCCTGACGCACTCCGCGCCGGTCCTGGACATCGGCCTGGACCTCCGCAGCTCCTGA
- a CDS encoding type III pantothenate kinase, with the protein MLLTIDVGNTQTTLGLFDGEEIVEHWRISTDPRRTADELAVLMQGLMGAHPIVSADDRVAGLAICSSVPAVLHELREVTRRYYGDVPAVIVEPGVKTGVHVLMDNPKEVGADRIVNALAANHLYGGPCVVVDFGTATTFDAINARGDYVGGAIAPGIEISVDALGGRTAMLRKIELARPRNVIGKNTVEGMQSGILYGFAGQVDGLVNRMAKELAKDPNDVQVIATGGLAPLVLGEADSIDVHEPWLTLIGLRLIFERNRPATA; encoded by the coding sequence ATGCTCCTCACCATCGACGTCGGCAACACCCAGACCACGCTCGGCCTGTTCGACGGCGAGGAGATCGTCGAGCACTGGCGGATCTCCACCGACCCGCGCCGCACCGCGGACGAACTCGCGGTGCTGATGCAGGGGCTGATGGGCGCCCACCCGATCGTCTCGGCGGACGACCGGGTGGCCGGCCTGGCGATCTGCTCCTCGGTCCCGGCGGTGCTGCACGAACTGCGCGAGGTGACCCGCCGCTACTACGGGGACGTGCCGGCGGTGATCGTCGAACCGGGCGTGAAGACCGGCGTGCACGTGCTGATGGACAACCCGAAGGAGGTCGGCGCCGACCGGATCGTCAACGCGCTGGCCGCCAACCACCTGTACGGCGGCCCGTGCGTGGTGGTCGACTTCGGCACCGCCACCACCTTCGACGCGATCAACGCGCGCGGCGACTACGTGGGCGGCGCGATCGCCCCGGGCATCGAGATCTCGGTCGACGCCCTGGGCGGCCGCACCGCGATGCTCCGCAAGATCGAGCTGGCCCGCCCGCGCAACGTGATCGGCAAGAACACCGTCGAGGGCATGCAGTCGGGCATCCTGTACGGCTTCGCCGGGCAGGTGGACGGCCTGGTCAACCGGATGGCCAAGGAGCTCGCCAAGGACCCGAACGACGTCCAGGTGATCGCCACCGGCGGCCTGGCCCCGCTGGTCCTGGGCGAGGCCGACTCGATCGACGTGCACGAGCCCTGGCTGACCCTGATCGGCCTGCGCCTGATCTTCGAGCGCAACCGCCCGGCCACCGCCTGA
- the lysX gene encoding bifunctional lysylphosphatidylglycerol synthetase/lysine--tRNA ligase LysX → MSDQSTLPATDDLPEQMRVRREKLDRLRAAGIDPYPVGFPRTTTIADLRDKHPDLAPDTATGERVGITGRVVLARTGGKLCFATLRDGSGDLQVMLSLDKLGAERLAAWKGDIDLGDQVGVEGEVITSKRGELSVMVDRWELTAKCLRPLPDKHKGLSDPEARVRQRYVDLIVNPEAREMLQLRTRVIRSIRRTYEDRGYLEVETPMLQPIHGGANARPFVTHINAYDIDLYLRIATELYLKRLVVGGAEKVFEINRNFRNEGADATHNPEFTALESYEAYGDYDTQAELIREIVVNAARDALGTTVVRGVGPDGTEHEIDLAEPWQEVSVYPGISAHLGAEVTPATSVEELWKLSAEHGLDQYLDPKWDHGQIVLELIERLLEHHAIKPTFIKDYPTSVSPLTRQHRSIEGVAEKWDLVIFGTELGTAYSELIDPVEQRARLTAQSLLAAGGDVEAMQVDEDFLRALEYAMPPTGGLGLGVDRLIMLLTGKNIRETVLFPLVKPEKAEKAAKSEQAAPAAASDTTEE, encoded by the coding sequence GTGAGCGATCAGAGCACTCTCCCCGCGACCGACGACCTTCCCGAGCAGATGCGCGTCCGGCGCGAGAAGCTGGACCGGCTCCGGGCGGCCGGCATCGACCCGTACCCGGTCGGTTTCCCCCGCACCACCACCATCGCGGACCTGCGCGACAAGCACCCGGACCTGGCCCCGGACACCGCCACCGGCGAGCGGGTCGGCATCACCGGCCGGGTGGTCCTGGCCCGCACCGGCGGCAAGCTCTGCTTCGCCACCCTGCGCGACGGCTCCGGCGACCTCCAGGTGATGCTGTCCCTGGACAAGCTGGGCGCCGAGCGGCTGGCCGCCTGGAAGGGCGACATCGACCTCGGCGACCAGGTCGGCGTCGAGGGCGAGGTGATCACCTCCAAGCGCGGCGAGCTCAGCGTGATGGTCGACCGCTGGGAGCTCACCGCGAAGTGCCTGCGCCCGCTGCCCGACAAGCACAAGGGCCTGAGCGACCCGGAGGCCCGGGTCCGCCAGCGGTACGTGGACCTGATCGTCAACCCCGAGGCGCGCGAGATGCTCCAGCTGCGCACCAGGGTGATCCGCTCGATCCGCCGCACCTACGAGGACCGCGGCTACCTCGAGGTCGAGACCCCGATGCTGCAGCCGATCCACGGCGGCGCCAACGCCCGCCCGTTCGTGACGCACATCAACGCGTACGACATCGACCTGTACCTGCGCATCGCCACCGAGCTGTACCTCAAGCGCCTGGTGGTCGGCGGCGCCGAGAAGGTCTTCGAGATCAACCGGAACTTCCGCAACGAGGGCGCGGACGCCACCCACAACCCGGAGTTCACCGCCCTGGAGTCGTACGAGGCGTACGGCGACTACGACACCCAGGCCGAGCTGATCCGGGAGATCGTCGTCAACGCCGCCCGGGACGCGCTGGGCACCACCGTGGTCAGGGGCGTCGGCCCGGACGGCACCGAGCACGAGATCGACCTGGCCGAGCCCTGGCAGGAGGTCTCGGTGTACCCGGGCATCTCCGCGCACCTGGGCGCCGAGGTCACCCCCGCCACCTCGGTCGAGGAGCTGTGGAAGCTCTCCGCGGAGCACGGCCTGGACCAGTACCTGGACCCGAAGTGGGACCACGGCCAGATCGTGCTGGAGCTGATCGAGCGCCTGCTGGAGCACCACGCGATCAAGCCGACCTTCATCAAGGACTACCCGACCTCGGTCTCCCCGCTGACCCGGCAGCACCGCTCGATCGAGGGCGTCGCCGAGAAGTGGGACCTGGTGATCTTCGGCACCGAGCTGGGCACCGCCTACTCCGAGCTGATCGACCCGGTCGAGCAGCGCGCCCGGCTCACCGCGCAGTCCCTGCTGGCGGCCGGCGGCGACGTCGAGGCCATGCAGGTGGACGAGGACTTCCTGCGCGCCCTGGAGTACGCGATGCCGCCCACCGGCGGCCTCGGCCTGGGCGTGGACCGCCTGATCATGCTGCTCACCGGCAAGAACATCCGCGAGACGGTGCTCTTCCCGCTGGTGAAGCCGGAGAAGGCCGAAAAGGCCGCGAAGAGCGAGCAGGCCGCGCCCGCGGCCGCGTCCGACACCACCGAGGAGTAA
- a CDS encoding BlaI/MecI/CopY family transcriptional regulator, whose protein sequence is MVRQLGELENDIMTRVWQWNRPVTVREVLQDLRSEREIAYTTVMTVLDKLYRKGWVRRERAGRAYRYEPVSSREAYTAALMNDAWATSDNPAAALVHFFGMMSPEQREWLRDALRVAGADTEETTPPAAR, encoded by the coding sequence ATGGTGCGGCAACTCGGAGAACTTGAGAACGACATCATGACCCGGGTGTGGCAGTGGAACCGCCCCGTCACCGTCCGGGAGGTTCTGCAGGATCTGCGGTCGGAACGCGAAATCGCGTACACCACCGTGATGACCGTGCTGGACAAGCTCTATCGAAAGGGCTGGGTGCGCCGGGAGCGCGCCGGGCGCGCATACCGATATGAGCCGGTCTCCTCCCGGGAGGCGTACACCGCCGCGCTGATGAACGACGCCTGGGCGACGAGCGACAATCCGGCGGCCGCCCTGGTGCACTTCTTCGGGATGATGTCGCCGGAACAGCGCGAGTGGCTGCGCGACGCGCTGCGGGTGGCGGGCGCCGACACCGAGGAGACCACGCCGCCCGCGGCACGATAA
- a CDS encoding amino-acid N-acetyltransferase: MEVTIRRARTTDVRAVRRLIDAYSRNGILLDKPTVTLFESVQEFWVAERDEDGRVVACGALHVMWEDLAEVRTLAVDPACKGLGIGHQLLDKLLETARWLGVRRIFCLTFEVPFFSKHGFVEIGENDDRTADPAAVATEVYEELLRSYDEGVAEFLDLERVKPNTLGNSRMLLHL, encoded by the coding sequence ATGGAGGTCACCATCCGCCGTGCGCGGACCACCGACGTGCGCGCCGTCCGCCGGCTCATCGACGCGTACTCCCGGAACGGCATTCTGCTCGACAAGCCGACCGTCACGCTGTTCGAATCCGTCCAGGAGTTCTGGGTCGCCGAACGCGACGAGGACGGCCGGGTGGTGGCCTGCGGCGCGCTCCACGTGATGTGGGAAGACCTCGCCGAGGTGCGCACCCTCGCGGTCGATCCGGCCTGCAAGGGGCTCGGTATCGGGCACCAGCTGCTGGACAAGCTGCTGGAGACCGCGCGCTGGCTCGGCGTCCGTCGGATTTTCTGCCTGACGTTCGAGGTTCCGTTCTTCTCGAAACACGGCTTCGTCGAGATCGGCGAAAACGACGATCGTACGGCAGACCCGGCCGCCGTGGCCACGGAAGTCTATGAAGAACTCCTGCGCTCGTACGACGAAGGCGTCGCCGAGTTCCTCGACCTGGAGCGGGTGAAGCCGAACACCCTGGGCAACTCGCGGATGCTGCTGCACCTGTGA
- a CDS encoding Lsr2 family protein yields the protein MAQRVQVILEDDLDGGSADETVTFALDGVAYEIDLKSDNAEKLRGLLAPYVDKGRKQSGRLTAPRRGGSGGGRSTGRAAAAGQADTAKIRTWAKENGLPVNDRGRVPSNVREAYEKANAS from the coding sequence GTGGCACAGAGGGTTCAGGTCATTCTGGAAGACGATCTCGACGGCGGATCCGCGGACGAGACGGTGACGTTCGCGCTCGACGGCGTGGCCTACGAGATCGACCTGAAGAGCGACAACGCGGAGAAGCTCCGCGGCCTGCTCGCCCCGTACGTCGACAAGGGCCGCAAGCAGAGCGGCCGGCTGACCGCCCCCCGCCGCGGCGGCAGCGGCGGCGGCCGGAGCACCGGGCGGGCCGCCGCGGCCGGCCAGGCGGACACCGCCAAGATCCGCACCTGGGCGAAGGAGAACGGCCTCCCGGTCAACGACCGCGGCCGCGTCCCGAGCAACGTGCGCGAGGCGTACGAGAAGGCCAACGCCTCCTGA
- a CDS encoding ATP-dependent Clp protease ATP-binding subunit, with protein MFERFTDRARRVVVLAQEEARMLNHNYIGTEHILLGLIHEGEGVAAKALESLGISLEAVRQQVEEIIGQGQQAPSGHIPFTPRAKKVLELSLREALQLGHNYIGTEHILLGLIREGEGVAAQVLVKLGADLNRVRQQVIQLLSGYQTGSGKESATAGGPAEGTPSTSLVLDQFGRNLTQAAREAKLDPVIGREKEIERVMQVLSRRTKNNPVLIGEPGVGKTAVVEGLAQAIVKGEVPETLKDKQLYTLDLGALVAGSRYRGDFEERLKKVLKEIRTRGDIILFIDELHTLVGAGAAEGAIDAASILKPMLARGELQTIGATTLDEYRKHLEKDAALERRFQPIQVAEPSLPHTIEILKGLRDRYEAHHRVSITDAALVAAATLADRYISDRFLPDKAIDLIDEAGSRMRIRRMTAPPDLREFDEKIAEVRREKESAIDAQDFEKAASLRDNEKQLLQAKAKREKEWKAGDMDVVAEVDEELIAEVLATATGIPVFKLTEEESSRLLRMEDELHKRVIGQEDAIKALSQAIRRTRAGLKDPKRPGGSFIFAGPSGVGKTELSKTLAEFLFGDEDALIALDMSEFSEKHTVSRLFGSPPGYVGYEEGGQLTEKVRRKPFSVVLFDEVEKAHPDIFNSLLQILEDGRLTDSQGRVVDFKNTVIIMTTNLGTRDISKGFNLGFAATGDVQAGYERMKAKVGEELKQHFRPEFLNRVDDIVVFHQLSEANIIEIVDLMIARVDQRMKDRDMGIELSPEAKSLLAKRGYDPILGARPLRRTIQREIEDHLSEKILFGELRSGHIVVVGVEGEGKDAKFTFRGEEKSPVADTPAAVSAAGPDLTK; from the coding sequence ATGTTCGAGAGGTTCACCGACCGCGCGCGGCGGGTTGTCGTCCTGGCACAGGAAGAAGCCCGGATGCTCAACCACAACTACATCGGCACCGAGCACATCCTCCTGGGCCTGATCCACGAGGGCGAGGGTGTCGCCGCAAAGGCGCTGGAGAGCCTCGGCATCTCGCTCGAGGCGGTCCGCCAGCAGGTCGAGGAGATCATCGGCCAGGGCCAGCAGGCCCCGTCCGGTCACATCCCCTTCACCCCCCGGGCGAAGAAGGTCCTGGAGCTGTCGCTCCGCGAGGCCCTCCAGCTCGGCCACAACTACATCGGCACCGAGCACATCCTGCTCGGCCTGATCCGCGAGGGCGAGGGCGTCGCCGCCCAGGTCCTGGTGAAGCTCGGCGCCGACCTGAACCGGGTACGCCAGCAGGTGATCCAGCTGCTGTCGGGCTACCAGACCGGCAGCGGCAAGGAGTCCGCCACCGCCGGCGGCCCGGCCGAGGGCACCCCGTCCACCTCCCTGGTGCTCGACCAGTTCGGCCGCAACCTGACGCAGGCCGCCCGCGAGGCCAAGCTCGACCCGGTGATCGGGCGCGAGAAGGAGATCGAGCGGGTCATGCAGGTGCTGTCCCGCCGCACCAAGAACAACCCGGTGCTGATCGGCGAGCCCGGCGTCGGCAAGACCGCCGTGGTCGAGGGCCTGGCCCAGGCGATCGTCAAGGGCGAGGTCCCGGAGACGCTGAAGGACAAGCAGCTCTACACGCTGGACCTCGGCGCCCTGGTGGCCGGCTCGCGCTACCGCGGTGACTTCGAGGAGCGCCTGAAGAAGGTGCTCAAGGAGATCCGCACCCGCGGCGACATCATCCTGTTCATCGACGAGCTGCACACCCTGGTCGGCGCGGGCGCCGCCGAGGGCGCGATCGACGCCGCCTCCATCCTGAAGCCGATGCTGGCCCGCGGTGAGCTGCAGACCATCGGCGCCACCACGCTGGACGAGTACCGCAAGCACCTGGAGAAGGACGCCGCGCTGGAGCGCCGCTTCCAGCCGATCCAGGTCGCCGAGCCCTCGCTCCCGCACACCATCGAGATCCTCAAGGGCCTGCGCGACCGGTACGAGGCGCACCACCGCGTCTCGATCACCGACGCCGCCCTGGTCGCCGCCGCCACCCTGGCCGACCGGTACATCTCGGACCGCTTCCTGCCGGACAAGGCGATCGACCTGATCGACGAGGCCGGTTCCCGGATGCGCATCCGCCGGATGACCGCGCCGCCGGACCTGCGCGAGTTCGACGAGAAGATCGCCGAGGTCCGCCGGGAGAAGGAGTCCGCGATCGACGCGCAGGACTTCGAGAAGGCCGCGTCGCTGCGCGACAACGAGAAGCAGCTGCTCCAGGCGAAGGCCAAGCGGGAGAAGGAGTGGAAGGCCGGCGACATGGACGTCGTGGCCGAGGTGGACGAGGAGCTCATCGCCGAGGTCCTGGCCACCGCCACCGGCATCCCGGTCTTCAAGCTGACCGAGGAGGAGTCCTCGCGCCTGCTGCGCATGGAGGACGAGCTGCACAAGCGGGTCATCGGCCAGGAGGACGCCATCAAGGCGCTCTCCCAGGCGATCCGCCGCACCCGGGCCGGTCTGAAGGACCCGAAGCGCCCCGGCGGCTCGTTCATCTTCGCCGGCCCCTCGGGCGTCGGTAAGACCGAGCTGTCCAAGACCCTGGCGGAGTTCCTGTTCGGGGACGAGGACGCGCTGATCGCGCTCGACATGTCCGAGTTCTCGGAGAAGCACACCGTCTCGCGGCTGTTCGGCTCCCCGCCCGGGTACGTGGGCTACGAGGAGGGCGGCCAGCTCACCGAGAAGGTGCGCCGCAAGCCGTTCTCGGTCGTCCTCTTCGACGAGGTCGAGAAGGCCCACCCGGACATCTTCAACTCGCTGCTGCAGATCCTGGAGGACGGTCGGCTGACCGACTCCCAGGGCCGGGTCGTGGACTTCAAGAACACGGTCATCATCATGACCACCAACCTCGGCACCCGGGACATCTCCAAGGGCTTCAACCTGGGCTTCGCGGCCACGGGTGACGTCCAGGCCGGCTACGAGCGGATGAAGGCGAAGGTCGGCGAGGAGCTCAAGCAGCACTTCCGCCCCGAGTTCCTCAACCGCGTCGACGACATCGTGGTCTTCCACCAGCTGTCCGAGGCGAACATCATCGAGATCGTCGACCTGATGATCGCCCGGGTCGACCAGCGGATGAAGGACCGGGACATGGGCATCGAGCTCAGCCCGGAGGCCAAGAGCCTGCTGGCCAAGCGCGGCTACGACCCGATCCTGGGCGCGCGTCCGCTGCGCCGCACGATCCAGCGGGAGATCGAGGACCACCTGTCCGAGAAGATCCTGTTCGGCGAGCTGCGGTCGGGCCACATCGTGGTCGTCGGCGTGGAGGGCGAGGGCAAGGACGCCAAGTTCACCTTCCGCGGCGAGGAGAAGTCCCCGGTGGCGGACACTCCGGCGGCGGTCTCGGCGGCCGGTCCGGACCTGACCAAGTAG